In a genomic window of Limibacter armeniacum:
- a CDS encoding RagB/SusD family nutrient uptake outer membrane protein — protein MKKRYILGIVCLLIFSACEEQLELKPLSSITDNKFYETDEEIESAVLSVYSGLQVLTDEAWILEGLRDDNAYPSSLEGTYGFVDNFSDDESSPFSASYWTSAYDVIARANTVLKYVGNVTDDGLRSQLEGEAKFLRAYTYFKLVRLFGNVPLVLETIQYDDAEKFSNSTPSEIYTAIEADLKDAISMLPEKYASSEAGRATQFAAKGILAKVLITMGGKEVEAKQLLSDIIGSGQFSLMDNYKEVFESEQNKEVIFAVRYAAQNGEHQTFSYTFSANGFFGGVRPSQELMDIYEDNDVRFEASAAYDEAKEKWIINKFNSLNTPEMSGVDWIALRYADILLLYAELANELSPMDAQATQYLNEIRERAGLAPVTVASQAELRDAIRDERRVELAFEGHRWFDLLRYGNAVNIMRTHLEGEGISALIEDYKLLYAIPRSEILLSKGKLVQNPGYQQ, from the coding sequence ATGAAAAAAAGATATATACTGGGCATTGTTTGCCTACTGATATTTTCGGCATGCGAAGAGCAGTTGGAGCTTAAACCACTCTCAAGCATTACGGATAACAAGTTTTATGAAACCGACGAGGAGATTGAATCAGCTGTTCTGTCCGTTTACAGCGGTTTGCAAGTGTTGACTGATGAGGCTTGGATTTTGGAAGGACTGCGAGATGATAATGCTTATCCAAGCTCACTGGAGGGAACTTACGGTTTTGTGGACAATTTCAGCGATGATGAAAGCAGCCCCTTCTCAGCAAGTTACTGGACCAGTGCTTATGATGTAATTGCTAGAGCCAATACAGTACTGAAGTATGTAGGAAATGTAACGGATGATGGTCTGAGAAGTCAGCTGGAAGGGGAAGCTAAGTTCCTGAGAGCTTACACTTACTTCAAGCTGGTCAGACTCTTTGGTAATGTGCCGTTGGTGTTGGAAACCATTCAGTATGATGACGCTGAAAAGTTCAGTAATAGTACACCGTCAGAAATATATACGGCAATTGAAGCTGATCTGAAAGATGCAATCTCAATGTTACCGGAAAAGTATGCTTCCAGCGAAGCAGGCAGGGCAACACAGTTTGCTGCCAAAGGCATTCTGGCTAAGGTACTAATCACGATGGGAGGAAAGGAAGTGGAGGCAAAGCAGCTGCTAAGTGACATTATAGGAAGTGGTCAGTTTTCATTGATGGATAACTACAAGGAGGTATTTGAAAGTGAGCAGAATAAGGAGGTTATTTTTGCGGTGAGATATGCTGCTCAAAACGGAGAACACCAGACATTCTCTTATACATTCAGTGCCAATGGCTTCTTTGGTGGGGTGCGTCCGAGCCAAGAGTTGATGGATATTTATGAAGACAATGATGTTCGTTTTGAAGCTTCAGCTGCCTATGATGAGGCCAAGGAAAAATGGATTATCAACAAGTTTAATTCTTTGAATACACCTGAAATGTCAGGTGTTGACTGGATCGCTTTGCGTTATGCGGACATCCTACTGCTTTATGCTGAACTGGCTAATGAACTTTCACCAATGGATGCTCAGGCAACACAGTACCTTAACGAGATCAGAGAAAGAGCTGGACTGGCTCCTGTGACAGTGGCATCTCAGGCAGAGCTGCGGGATGCAATCAGGGATGAGCGTCGCGTGGAACTGGCATTTGAAGGGCATCGTTGGTTTGACCTACTTCGCTATGGCAATGCTGTAAATATCATGAGAACCCACCTGGAAGGAGAAGGAATAAGTGCCTTGATAGAGGACTATAAGCTACTATATGCTATTCCAAGATCTGAAATTCTGTTAAGTAAAGGTAAACTTGTACAGAATCCAGGCTACCAACAGTAA
- a CDS encoding SusC/RagA family TonB-linked outer membrane protein: MKQILILLLTLLLPLSLWAQERIISGTITDENGQSMPGVSVLVKGTTKGTVTDLNGKFSLNVNASDKLVISYIGYMTVEQDVSNKTKLDLSMAVNDELLDEIVVVGYGVQKKSHLTGAVAKIKNEGLADIPVSRVDQALYGQLAGLQIQNTNGEAGSSPYIQVRGMSTINAGKGPLIVVDGYPIPDDLSGIDMNDVASIEVLKDAASAAIYGSRGANGVIMITTKSGGKDKMDISFRSNVGMKTPALSIDLYSPQSWLEYVATKSNVSDKDQARLDAMEQLGTATDWQDATMRAGKTQNYQLSVSGSSGKTNYYVSGSYFSEQGIMLADNYEKFAMRVKLQTKLSDRLEMGFNINPSFTNNDRINVGIHDVLRNSPWLPVWHTAETAELTGKTEGELAMENDFRDVYGQSLSNTSNVNGYAKLTGREKNEQKLRGFFNTNLKLNLMEGMDFKTSIGVYATQRDRTTYQNSWAHRNGQAATEASYNGQRVIDMLNENILTYSKEFGNHSIDALAGFTYQKTQIKESEVEANNFLTDKIKTLNAGTIIGGETSGSEHVLMSYLSRASYAYKGKYLLSASIRWDGSSRFGPANKYGFFPSVSAGWRVTEENFMAGIKPLVSDLKLRVSYGATGNNGIPNYGYLANIGPSNYVLGDDAIVSGYKQTNLGNPSLSWERTFEFDAGFDLGLFNDRFIMGFDYYDATSDQLLLELPIPSVTGFTSLWVNQGKVKNTGIELELTTVNIQKADFSWSSSLTFATTRNELLEFGGDDVLIQTVDPKRPNDFITRVGEPIVQFYGYKMKSELSEEEMNVYWPIGVESLSVYVEDLDGDGKITEADKVPLGKPFPDFTWGITNNVRYKNLDLSFTFQGSEGASVFNLDPYYYETQWKGDDNALDLPAETRDQVALKSLTDYHVQDASYIALRNLTIGYNIPVNKFIRKARVYFSGSNLIYLAADNYTSLNPEGINQYTDSPLLYGYQRGANPLAKTYSAGITLDF; the protein is encoded by the coding sequence ATGAAACAGATATTAATATTGCTACTGACGCTTTTGCTTCCCCTCTCCCTTTGGGCACAGGAGCGTATCATTAGTGGAACCATCACCGATGAGAATGGGCAGTCGATGCCAGGTGTTTCAGTGCTGGTAAAAGGTACAACTAAAGGTACTGTCACTGACTTGAATGGTAAGTTCAGCCTGAATGTCAATGCATCGGACAAACTGGTTATTTCTTACATTGGTTACATGACCGTAGAGCAGGATGTGAGTAACAAAACTAAGCTTGATCTTTCTATGGCAGTCAATGATGAATTGCTGGATGAGATCGTGGTAGTCGGTTATGGTGTACAGAAAAAGTCTCACCTTACTGGTGCTGTTGCCAAGATCAAGAATGAAGGATTGGCAGATATTCCAGTATCACGGGTAGATCAGGCACTTTATGGACAGCTAGCAGGTTTACAGATCCAGAACACCAACGGTGAAGCAGGTTCTTCTCCTTATATACAGGTACGGGGAATGTCAACGATCAATGCAGGGAAAGGCCCGTTGATTGTAGTGGATGGTTACCCAATTCCAGATGACCTTTCTGGTATTGATATGAATGATGTAGCTTCTATTGAAGTGCTAAAGGATGCTGCTTCAGCTGCTATTTATGGATCTAGAGGAGCCAATGGTGTAATTATGATAACGACCAAAAGTGGAGGTAAGGACAAGATGGACATTTCTTTCCGATCCAATGTGGGTATGAAGACACCAGCACTTTCAATAGATCTTTATTCTCCTCAATCTTGGTTGGAGTATGTGGCGACAAAAAGTAATGTAAGTGACAAGGATCAGGCAAGGCTTGATGCTATGGAGCAATTGGGGACTGCTACTGACTGGCAGGATGCTACGATGAGAGCTGGAAAGACACAGAACTATCAGTTGAGTGTTTCGGGTAGCTCAGGCAAGACCAACTATTATGTTTCGGGCTCTTATTTTAGTGAGCAGGGCATTATGCTGGCAGATAACTACGAGAAGTTTGCCATGCGTGTAAAACTGCAAACAAAGTTGAGTGACCGTTTGGAAATGGGTTTCAATATTAACCCGTCTTTTACCAATAATGATCGCATCAATGTAGGGATTCATGATGTATTGAGAAACTCTCCTTGGTTACCGGTATGGCATACAGCAGAAACTGCAGAGCTGACAGGGAAAACTGAAGGAGAATTGGCAATGGAGAATGATTTCAGAGATGTTTATGGGCAAAGCCTTTCAAATACCAGTAATGTGAATGGTTATGCCAAGCTGACGGGTAGAGAAAAGAATGAGCAGAAACTCAGAGGGTTCTTCAATACGAACCTTAAACTGAACCTGATGGAAGGAATGGATTTTAAGACTTCCATTGGTGTATACGCTACTCAGCGAGACCGCACTACCTACCAGAACTCATGGGCACATCGTAACGGTCAGGCGGCAACAGAAGCTTCTTACAATGGGCAGCGTGTCATAGATATGCTGAATGAGAATATTCTAACCTACAGCAAGGAGTTTGGGAATCATTCCATTGATGCATTGGCTGGTTTCACTTACCAAAAAACGCAGATAAAGGAATCAGAAGTGGAAGCTAACAACTTCCTTACGGATAAGATCAAGACCCTGAATGCGGGTACCATTATAGGAGGTGAGACTTCTGGATCGGAACATGTATTGATGTCTTATTTGTCAAGAGCTAGTTATGCTTATAAGGGCAAGTACCTGCTCTCAGCCAGTATACGATGGGACGGTAGCTCCCGATTTGGTCCAGCCAACAAGTATGGTTTCTTCCCTTCTGTATCGGCAGGATGGAGAGTGACGGAAGAGAATTTCATGGCAGGGATTAAGCCATTGGTCAGCGACCTGAAACTACGTGTAAGTTATGGCGCTACAGGTAACAATGGTATTCCGAACTACGGATATCTGGCTAACATTGGGCCTTCTAATTATGTACTGGGCGATGATGCCATTGTAAGTGGTTACAAGCAAACAAACCTTGGGAACCCTTCATTGAGTTGGGAAAGAACGTTTGAGTTTGATGCCGGATTTGATCTGGGTCTATTCAATGATCGATTCATTATGGGATTTGACTACTACGATGCGACTTCTGACCAGTTGCTGCTGGAACTTCCTATCCCATCAGTAACAGGTTTCACAAGCCTTTGGGTCAATCAAGGTAAGGTGAAAAATACAGGTATTGAATTGGAGCTTACAACTGTCAATATTCAAAAAGCTGATTTCTCTTGGAGCTCAAGCCTGACATTTGCCACTACCAGAAATGAGCTACTGGAGTTTGGAGGGGATGATGTCCTGATTCAGACGGTTGACCCTAAACGCCCTAATGACTTTATCACAAGAGTAGGCGAACCGATTGTTCAATTCTATGGATACAAAATGAAAAGCGAATTGAGTGAAGAGGAGATGAATGTTTACTGGCCAATTGGTGTAGAGTCGCTAAGCGTGTATGTGGAAGATCTGGATGGTGACGGGAAGATCACGGAAGCAGACAAGGTGCCTTTAGGAAAACCATTCCCTGACTTCACTTGGGGTATCACAAACAATGTACGCTACAAGAACCTAGATTTGAGCTTTACTTTCCAAGGATCAGAAGGTGCTTCTGTATTCAATCTTGACCCTTATTACTATGAGACACAGTGGAAAGGCGATGACAATGCATTGGACTTACCTGCTGAGACAAGGGACCAAGTGGCGCTAAAATCCCTGACAGATTACCATGTTCAGGATGCTTCTTATATCGCACTACGTAACCTGACCATAGGGTATAACATTCCGGTTAACAAGTTTATCCGCAAGGCCCGTGTTTATTTCTCTGGTAGCAATCTGATCTATTTGGCAGCTGACAACTATACTTCCCTAAATCCAGAAGGAATCAATCAGTACACAGATTCTCCACTGCTGTACGGTTACCAGCGTGGTGCTAACCCATTGGCTAAAACCTACTCGGCAGGGATCACACTGGACTTTTAG